catctcgtgctttacggtgaaggaaaacatcgtgaggaaacctgcatgtgtctaatttcactaaaattctgccacatgtgaattctaccaacccgcattggagcagcgtggtggaataagctccaaaaaaaccttctcctcaaaaagaggagaggaggcctttagcccagcagtgggacattcacaggctgttacggttacggtgatAGCGGTCATGTTCTTCCCGACTATATACGCGAATGTTAcaccgtttttttatataaaaaaaaatattacaaaaaggaAACTCAAATATAGAGAATGTATAGCGTAATAAACAATAGTTTTAAAGTTCAAACCATAGGTTTGACAAACACACACAACTAGAATaaggcttaaaaaaatatttaaaacaattttttgatTGAATGACATTTTCATCGGCCAGTTAAAAGTTATCACTCCGCCGCCCGGAGTTTATatactaactaatattttaaattcaaaagtgatgtcgtttgttacgctttcccaACCTAACAACTAAACCGATCGTTCTCAGAGGTACAGATACTTATCACCGAACCacctaaactaaaatatttttagtttttatttcatttatgttcttaatatatatactctTCTAAAAGAAAGATTCAAATTTATTGTCAtcgattgtattatattttgattttgtttttttttgcaataaaaattgCGTCAAAACTAAAATCAGCTATAGTTTTGCTTTTGGCTTTATTTACTAAATGTATTGATCATTCTGATGACTTCAGTGATGTTATTCTTTAAGAATAAACTAGAAAGCCATCACTGATGACAATCGTTGAAtgacagaaagtgatatgcgtctataatatctaaaaaatatgaaGAATACAAGCACCAAAATAGCGTAACACCGGAAGTCGGTTTCAAAGACACCCCAAGGGAAACACGAAGTGTGTTCTTAGAGAATAGCACTGCAGCTTACTTAACCCAATTTTGAACTTACCGCGTCGATTGAATCCTTTCCGTTAAACTCCATCCAAGTACACTTAGCTTGAAACAGGAATTATCACAGGATTAAAAGAGTTTTAGGAAAAATGTATCAAAGGGCAGACCTTGTGAATAATTAcctatttttgtatttcaaatataacgataaaaaaataattaatttgaataattattcgtactgttttgttaaaaataatttatcttgagAACTTTATCTTTTCTAGCTCTATATGAGGATGACTCAGACAGTGACCTTGGATCAATGGAGAACCATGGATCCGTCGTCACACATTTGCTGTCACAAGTCAAAATCGGCATGGACCTTACTAAGGTGAGGAATAAGTCAAAGCTAAAATGCAATACACAATTTATTCTTAAGAATATACCCTCAGATTCCAGATGCATCCCCAGTAGATCTCTTTTCATACAATTTTCCTTATTAACTTATAACTCTTCATATATCGCAGGTCGTGCTTCCAACGTTTATCCTGGAAAGGCGATCACTACTCGAAATGTATGCGGATTCGTTCGCCCATCCCGATCAGTTTGTTAAGTAAGTTCaaccatttacatttttttttctcgaaaTAAAGCACACAAGTACCTAATGattttcttgtcggttcttttcatattaaaattttgatcgTCAGCGAGACGTCAATTTTGTTGAGGAGAGTTTGACGTCAACTTCCGTAACGTAGTGCACGTCTCCCGGGCGAACCTCTATAATTATTGTCTAAATCCTAAAATTAGTAAACATACCAATTATATATTACCACATTCATAGTCTACGGTTTAGTACCAATGGAATAAAACGTGTTTTTAAATCTTTCAGAATAGTAGATATGCCAACACCCCGAGACAGAATGGTCCAAGTTGTTCGATGGTACCTCAGCTCGTACCACGCTGGTCGCAAGTCACAGGTGGCAAAGAAACCCTACAACCCTATTTTAGGAGAAATATTCCGCTGTCACTGGGACCTCGACGGGGAATCCGTAGAAAACAACCCTTCAAAGGTAATCTGGTATAACCCCTAATGTTTTGATCATgcatgcaaaaaataaataacttgggGTGACCAGTTGTTTGTAAAGAGAATATTTACtttgtgtacatatatatatggtagtagtaataatattgcaattattgCTCAGTGAATTCAGTTCTCTCAGTGATATTTGATATTAGAGTAACAATAAGAAATTaacgaaaaatgtatttttcctATTTCAGCATGacaataaatacacaaaattttTGCCTAACTTCTAGTCTAAAATCTCTCAAAGGctttttaagtatgtatttatataattaaatttattttttcagcaAGAAGTAGGCGATGGTCCTGTTCCCTGGTGTTCGCCGGATCAGCTTTCCTTCGTGGCTGAACAAGTATCTCATCATCCCCCCATATCAGCTTTCTACGCGGAGCATGTGAATAAACGCATACAGTTCGACGCGTGGGTGTGGACTAAGAGCAAGTTCCTGGGACTCTCCATTGGTGTCCACAACATCGGCCGGGGATTGGTCACGTTGCTCGACCTCGAGGAAGAATATACACTCACTTTCCCCAATGGTTACGGCAGGTTAGTATCATGTTGAACAGTAGACTCGAGACACGAAAATATTTGATGCAAAAATGTATGCCCTACTGACTTTTCCTTGAATGCACGAAGATTACTTATTTTTCATACGGCAAATGTCTACATAACTTATAACCTGTATAAATTGTGCGTCAAAAATTGTCCAGAAACTAAGACATAAATTTCGTGAATCAAAGTAGTAAATGTATACAGTATGAAATTTtcgaaaaatctttatttttggcTCTTCGACCTGACTGCCTTAAAAAACCAactctttattttattccaaCGTTATCATATGTTTGAAAACATATTTGACGACACAGAATGTTATATTTCAGATCAATATTAACAGTTCCGTGGATAGAACTCGGCGGATCGGTAGTAATAGAATGTCAGCAAACAGGCCACAAGGCAAACATAGAATTCCTCACGAAACCGTTCTACGGCGGTAAGAAACATCGCGTGACGTGCGAAATTTTCGCCGGCAGCGAGAAGAAGCCCTACTACACCGCACAGGGAGAGTGGAACACGAGAATGGAGGGGAGGTGGACTGAAAGCGGGGTAAGATGAAGCTGCTTGTATGTGTATGACgatgatgatgttctcctgaacgatttcgaccacggcggccaatctcaagagagattcgCTGCGCAGGGCATAAtatactgcacaagtgtgtgtgcaaacacaggtgcactctctattccctcactcttattATCCGATGGAAATTAGAATTTTGCCTTTTGTGACACAATTCATTTAAGTATAAAAGGAGacccattttatttaaatttattagtggCTTAgtgaaaagtaaagtaagtgaAAAATACACTATGAGAGTTATCGGATAGGTgagtatatttgaaattaataatgcaCTTATGTGTACATGATGAAAATACATGCACaaattacataacatcttaaataccataaatatagtataagtCACTTTATTACTAATGTGCTAATGTACTAGACATTAGTGTCAGTAACTATGAGCCGGAGAGGCCCGTGTAAACACGTCGACCGCTCGTCCCACAGCGCAGCGAGGTGCTGTTCGACGTGACGAACATGAAGGCGCGGCGCAAGCGCGTGGCGCCCGTGTCGCGCCAGGCGGGCGGCGAGTCGCGCCGCGTGTGGCGCCACGTGACCGCCGCGCTGCGCGCCGCCGACACGGACTGCGCCACGGCCGCCAAGCGCCGCCTCGAGCAGGCGCAGCGCGACGCCGCCAAGCGCCGCGCAGACGCCGGCGAGAAGTGGCTCACGCAGGTGGGGAGCGGTTGAAGTGTATACGTTAATACCGCACCCTCATATACATACACACGCCCCAAAGGCCTTCCCTTCAGTTCTTACAGATATATCTCCTTATAATATTATCCTGGACCACCGAGCACATGGCTCGCAAAAACTTATTAGTGCCAGCTGCTTTTATTATGTGAGTTTGTCAATTGTGAAGGTTATGTCTGTTCAAATGATAATATCGTTTTTCAGTTATTCAGCCCGAAAGGCGAGGAGGGTTGGGAATACAACGAGCCCCTGAGCAAGCGGACGGAAAGATCGAAGTCGCCAGAACGCAAAGCGCCGGAGAACGAAGCCAGATAATGGACTCTATTCTCCGCCCAATTATAGACtctattaaatactattaaggTAGAAATTTCTGCGTCACAGTTTACGGGATTTAGCAAaactagataaataaaaattttcgtTACGCACCAACGTTTATCGCTTAGTGAAAATGTGAATCGAAATGAAGTGAAGTGTGGAATTGTGAACAATTTAGAAAGTGGTAAAATAACACGTTGTtgctgttaaatttattaaatttataaaacgacACATTTACTACGATGACTTATGTAAGTTAACTGGCAACACAGAGACAAGTTATTTTTGCCtaaaagtaattgaaaaataaatcttCTATCAATAAGGTTacggtatataatattaatacgatGTCGTGaaaagtttacattttattattaaaatcaagtgTTTCGCATTTTTTCACTAATGGCCTATAACAACTAATTTGagcaataattgtaaatatttatatctaataatgATCTTTTTGCTTTGTAACTAAGTAATGTTATCGATTGGGACGAATGAAATCGTTTTTGCGTGCTTATTTACAATTCgagtttttattctttaaaatttattttatattacttgtatatatttatatactatacttttttttaaatatgaatttactaAACATGCTCTTCGTtccgaaattaaataattaaattgatgcGTATGAAAACATACGTGacggtttttttaaatagttattatatagttttaatgacTAAACACGCAAATGATTACGTggaaaagaaaagaaagaacGAACGAtggaaagaaaatattatggtTTACTGTATATATCTcacagattataataatatattttaattaaaattaaaataataataataaaggcattaattttcaatgttgccttgttaaattgtttgttcgataaaatattcctttaaaatttaaattttcaaataaaacgttttattcgAGACGCGTTCCCATAGAAAAGACTGACATTGTGAACGAATTGAGTTTAAAAAGACGTGACgacatttaaaagaatataattatatccgaTCACAtagacttatttaatttaattaaatagctaTAGATACcatgttgtatatttaaataaaatttaaattatttaacgtgtttttaattaataaaactgttttatattttaatttctaaataaaaggTATGTCTCAATATGAAATTCGGCTCAAAAGCTGTGTGTAAACCATATTAAATGTTCAAAGAGACAggtaagaaaattaattattattgttaattttttttttctttgcccATCTCGCTATCATAAGTGAAGTATATAGTAGGTTATTTTTACAAAGAAAATCAAGACAAATTTTTgctatcattatttaatataaatccaCTCGAATGAGAAATAATCAC
This genomic stretch from Nymphalis io chromosome 17, ilAglIoxx1.1, whole genome shotgun sequence harbors:
- the LOC126774667 gene encoding oxysterol-binding protein-related protein 9 isoform X3 translates to MMEGSLSKWTNVMKGWQYRWFVLDENAGLLSYYTSKEKMTRGVRRGCVRLRAAVIGIDDEDDSTFTITVDHKTFHFQARDGSERESWVRALEDTIARHGRRERWSRSVPAPAHRHGDLERRIAEADAYLQIMIELVSKMNTRVSELPDPQEKNKGQVILDHSNAMLDNIKHSIVLLQIAKNTVNPVNGVYQGPTNPSQQHIKEGQAMSLLVPDTSYSSSEGEDDFYDADDEPADTVVPGPSASRTCGAEGASEQEATPPAAVDLPRTRDGEIDYDALYEDDSDSDLGSMENHGSVVTHLLSQVKIGMDLTKVVLPTFILERRSLLEMYADSFAHPDQFVKIVDMPTPRDRMVQVVRWYLSSYHAGRKSQVAKKPYNPILGEIFRCHWDLDGESVENNPSKQEVGDGPVPWCSPDQLSFVAEQVSHHPPISAFYAEHVNKRIQFDAWVWTKSKFLGLSIGVHNIGRGLVTLLDLEEEYTLTFPNGYGRSILTVPWIELGGSVVIECQQTGHKANIEFLTKPFYGGKKHRVTCEIFAGSEKKPYYTAQGEWNTRMEGRWTESGRSEVLFDVTNMKARRKRVAPVSRQAGGESRRVWRHVTAALRAADTDCATAAKRRLEQAQRDAAKRRADAGEKWLTQLFSPKGEEGWEYNEPLSKRTERSKSPERKAPENEAR
- the LOC126774667 gene encoding oxysterol-binding protein-related protein 9 isoform X2, with the translated sequence MMEGSLSKWTNVMKGWQYRWFVLDENAGLLSYYTSKEKMTRGVRRGCVRLRAAVIGIDDEDDSTFTITVDHKTFHFQARDGSERESWVRALEDTIARHGRRERWSRSVPAPAHRHGDLERRIAEADAYLQIMIELVSKMNTRVSELPDPQEKNKGQVILDHSNAMLDNIKHSIVLLQIAKNTVNPVNGVYQGPTNPSQQHIKEDLSPRVELGSECRELSSPTHGIQPLDHIDSPRQAMSLLVPDTSYSSSEGEDDFYDADDEPADTVVPGPSASRTCGAEGASEQEATPPAAVDLPRTRDALYEDDSDSDLGSMENHGSVVTHLLSQVKIGMDLTKVVLPTFILERRSLLEMYADSFAHPDQFVKIVDMPTPRDRMVQVVRWYLSSYHAGRKSQVAKKPYNPILGEIFRCHWDLDGESVENNPSKQEVGDGPVPWCSPDQLSFVAEQVSHHPPISAFYAEHVNKRIQFDAWVWTKSKFLGLSIGVHNIGRGLVTLLDLEEEYTLTFPNGYGRSILTVPWIELGGSVVIECQQTGHKANIEFLTKPFYGGKKHRVTCEIFAGSEKKPYYTAQGEWNTRMEGRWTESGRSEVLFDVTNMKARRKRVAPVSRQAGGESRRVWRHVTAALRAADTDCATAAKRRLEQAQRDAAKRRADAGEKWLTQLFSPKGEEGWEYNEPLSKRTERSKSPERKAPENEAR
- the LOC126774667 gene encoding oxysterol-binding protein-related protein 9 isoform X1 — encoded protein: MMEGSLSKWTNVMKGWQYRWFVLDENAGLLSYYTSKEKMTRGVRRGCVRLRAAVIGIDDEDDSTFTITVDHKTFHFQARDGSERESWVRALEDTIARHGRRERWSRSVPAPAHRHGDLERRIAEADAYLQIMIELVSKMNTRVSELPDPQEKNKGQVILDHSNAMLDNIKHSIVLLQIAKNTVNPVNGVYQGPTNPSQQHIKEDLSPRVELGSECRELSSPTHGIQPLDHIDSPRQAMSLLVPDTSYSSSEGEDDFYDADDEPADTVVPGPSASRTCGAEGASEQEATPPAAVDLPRTRDGEIDYDALYEDDSDSDLGSMENHGSVVTHLLSQVKIGMDLTKVVLPTFILERRSLLEMYADSFAHPDQFVKIVDMPTPRDRMVQVVRWYLSSYHAGRKSQVAKKPYNPILGEIFRCHWDLDGESVENNPSKQEVGDGPVPWCSPDQLSFVAEQVSHHPPISAFYAEHVNKRIQFDAWVWTKSKFLGLSIGVHNIGRGLVTLLDLEEEYTLTFPNGYGRSILTVPWIELGGSVVIECQQTGHKANIEFLTKPFYGGKKHRVTCEIFAGSEKKPYYTAQGEWNTRMEGRWTESGRSEVLFDVTNMKARRKRVAPVSRQAGGESRRVWRHVTAALRAADTDCATAAKRRLEQAQRDAAKRRADAGEKWLTQLFSPKGEEGWEYNEPLSKRTERSKSPERKAPENEAR